AGCCGGTAAGGCGCGGCGTAGAACAGGCTGCGATAGGGCTCCTTCAACGGCACGGACTTGAAGAAGGTTTCCGGCTGGTCGGCCGGATACCAGCGCCCCAGAAAATACGGCGATTTCTGGTTTTTCTGCAGATCCGGGTCGCCCCAGCCCAGCACCGGCACCTGCATGCCGTGGGCGAAGGCGATGCCCAGGCTGGTGGTCGCGTTGCCGTTTTCCGACCCCACCGGCAATTTCAAGACATCCCGCGTCCATTGCATCGACGCCTCAAAGCCCTGCGCCATTCGCGCCTGGCTGGTTTGCCGGCCCGGCGTGTAATCGTCGAAGGTCATCCCGGTGGCGTAGGCATCCAGAAACCAGCTATTGAAGCCGGTCGCCGTTTGCAGCGCCTGGACGCGGGCTTGCAGCGTGGCGCGGACGCAATCCGGGTTGGTGTAATAGCCGGATTGTTGGAAGCCGGTTTTTTTCTTGCCGTTGCGCAGGGTGATGCCGCACTGGCGATAGACCTCTTCACCCTGCTGCGCCGTCACCCAGTCGCGCCGCTCGCCGGGTTTCAGCGCCGTTTGATAGGAATCGTAGGCGCCCATCAAATAGCCGGCGCGCGCGCCCGCCGCCACCGCCTGCGGCTGCCACAACCCGCCCTCCCAGCTATCCACGCCCAGCCACAGCCGCTTGAGTCCGGCCTGCTCCAGCGCGGCTATGGTTTTGGTCGACAGGCCGCCGCCCCAGTTATCCGGCGCGGCCAGGGCAGGACCGAACAGCTTAAGCGCGTCTTCCCGCAAACCATGATAGGAGGCCGCGAGGTTTCGCCACTGCGGCTGGCCGCCTTGCCAACTGCTTCGCGCTTCGGCGGTCATCGCCTGGTTCAGCGCCTCGATCAGTTTGCGGCGCTGGTAGCGATCCGGCTGCGCAGCGGCGGCGCGCAGCACGGATTGGGATTCCGCATCGAAACGGCCGCGCAGCTTGACCGCCAGCGGATCGCCGCCGCGCAAGGCGCGCAGCAGGCTCGGCCAATCGCGCACGTCGGATTCCGCCAACAGGTCGTTGCCCCATAGATAAACATGGCTGGCGCCCAGCAATTTGGCGGTATCCGGCTGCTTGGCGATTTTGTCGGCCAGCGTCTGATAGCGCCCTTCCGCCTGCAGCCACTGCTTGTAGCGCTGCGCGCCTGACAGCGGATTGCCGTCGCCCAGATGCAAGAGCAGCGTCATCGGCTGGTCCAGGTTCAGCGGCGTGAATTCGTGGCTCAGCATCAGGGCCAAGCCCTGCTCCTCGGCCGTGAAAGCCAGGCGGTTATTGAAAGGATTGAGCAATAGCCAGTGCAGGCTGCTTGCGCCGTAGTTCATGCCCCACAGGGGCAGGCTGAGGTTTTGCGAGGTGTCGTAGCCTTTGCCGGCGTCTTCCGGCAAAAACTCTCTCCAGGGCGAGGGGCCGGCCGGGATATAACTGCCCTCGGCCAGCGGCAGCATCAGGCCCTTGCCCATCGCCGCCGCCGGCTGGCGCAGCAGCGTCCATTCGCCCGGCGCTTTGGCGCGCGCGCTCAGCAACAGGTCATGGCCTTGCAGGCTGGCGGTCCAGCTGAGTTGGCCCTCGCCCCACTGCCAGCTGGCACTCGGTCCCGCCTGCTTCAGCGCAGACACCGCGTGCGCATCGCCCGCCGCCGTCAGCTGCCGGGCCGGGCCATCGCCGGCGCGGACGCTGAGCGCCAGCGTCGCCGGGTCCAGTTCCACCCGCCAATCCTGATTTTCCAGGCTCAAGCCCGCCCAGACCGACGAAGGCAAGGCCAGCGCCAGACAGAGCGTCAAAGTTTTCATTTTTTTCAACATCGTTCATTTCCCATCAACCACGGCCCGGTTCGCGCCAATATGCTTTCCTGCGCCTGCCGCAAGCAAATTCATACAGACTCGATAGGGCGAGACAAGTTTTCACCACGATGGAAACAGAATCGATTCCCAGCCGAAAAAGGCGGGATATGACACGACTCATGGTAAGCTGCCGCCGTTTGCAACTTGATGTTTTTCTTCATGCCTGATCAGAGTTGGGATATTTTCTGCGCCGTCATCGACAACTACGGCGACATCGGCGTCGCCTGGCGGCTGGCCAAGCGGCTGTCGCGCGACTGCGGCCGCGAGACGCGGCTGTGGGTGGACGATCTGCAGAGCTTCAGCCGCATCGCGCCTGGCTTGGACCCGGCCGCGCCGCGGCAAACGCTGGATGGCGTAGACATCCGCCACTGGCCGCAAGACCACTTTCCCGCCGACATCATTCCGCATGATGTGGTGGTGGAGGCCTTCGCCTGCCGTTTGCCAGACAGCTTTGAAGAAGCGATGGCGGCCAAGCCGGCGAAACCCGTCTGGATCAATCTGGAATACCTGTCCGCCGAAGGCTGGACCCATGGCTGCCACAAGCTGCCCTCGCCGCATCCGCGCCTGCCGCTGACCAAGCATTTCTTCTTTCCGGGCTTTGACGCCGCCAGCGGCGGCCTGATCTGCGAAGACGGGCTGATCGCCGCCCGCCAGGCCTGGCAGCAGGACGACGCCGCCGTCCAGGCCTACTGGCGCCGCCGCGGCGTGCCGGCCGTGGGCGAAAACGAGTGGAAGGTCAGCCTGTTCGCTTACGACAATCCGGCGGCGGCCAAGCTGCTGCAAGTGTGGGCCGACGGCCCGCAGCCGGTGCGCTGCCTGGTGCCGGAAGGCAAGGCGCTGCCCGCCATCGCCGCCTTGTTCGGCCACGAGCTGAAAGCCGGCGACCACGCGCTGCTGGGCCGCCTGACGGTGGACGTGCTGCCGATGAGCGATCAGGACGACTACGACCGCCTGCTGTGGAGCTGCGATTTCAACTGCGTGCGCGGCGAAGACAGCCTGGCGCGCGCGCAATGGGCGGCTCGGCCCTTGCTGTGGCATATCTACCCTCAAGACGACGAGGCGCACATCGCCAAGCTGGAGGCCTATCTGGCCGCCTATGGCCAGGGTTTGTCGGCGGAAACCGCAGCCGCCGTGCGCGAGCTCAACCTGGCCTGGAACCGCGACGGCGACATGGCCGCAGCCTGGCGCAATGCCGCGCCGCGCTTGCCGGAATGGCGCCGGCATGCGGCAAACTGGCAACAGCAATTGCTGCAAGGGGGCGATCTGGCGCAAAGACTGCTGCATTTTGTCGCCGAAGTTGCCGAAATCAGATAAAATGCGGCGTTTCTGTCGGAAAGCCCTTTCGGTTTTCCGCTGTTAATTCAAGAGTTTGGGACTCATACGCAATGAAAACCGCACAAGAACTGCGCGCTGGTAACGTATTCATGGTCGGCAACGACCCGATGGTTGTTCAGAAAGCTGAATTCAGCAAGTCCGGCCGCAACGCTTCCGTTGTGAAGATGAAGATGAAGAACCTGCTGACCGGCACCGGCACCGAAACCGTATACCGCGCCGACGACAAGTTCGACGTAGTGGTGCTGGACCGCAAGGACTGCACCTACTCCTACTTCGCCGACCCGATGTACGTGTTCATGGACTCCGACTTCAACCAATACGAAGTGGAAGCCGACAACCTGGGCGACACCATCAACTTCATCGTTGACGGCATGGAAGACGTTTGCCAGGTTACCTTCTACGACGGCAAGGCCATCTCCGTAGAACTGCCGACCACCGTGATCCGCGAAGTGGAATACACCGAGCCGGCCGTGCGCGGCGACACCTCGGGCAAGGTTCTGAAGCCGGCTCGCCTGGTAGGCACCACCTTCGAAGTTCAGGTTCCGGCCTTCGTTGTCACCGGCGAAAAGATCGAAATCGACACCCGCACCAACGAATTCAAGAAGCGCGCCTAAGCTCTTCCTGACCGTTGTGCCCGCAAAAGCGCCCGAAACCGGGCGCTTTTGTTTTGGCCTCGCCCCCTCTCCCCAACCCCTCTCCCGCGAGGGGAGAGGGGCTGTAAGGCGGATGCCCCGCATGCGGGGCGATCCGCCGCCAACGCCGCCGACTCCCACCGCTCCTCCCTCACCCATCATCACCGATCCCTATCACTCATCACGCCCTACCTACTATCCACTACTCGCCCTTTGCGTTGGCCTCGCCCCTCTTCCTCCCTCTCCCGCAAGGGGGCGGGTATCCTGAGCACTGGGCAATTCGCCTTCAAACGACGAAAGCAAGCGGCATGCCGCCTATCCAACCGTGTGCCTTAAGACTTCCAGCCTCCCACGAAAATGCAAATTGAATAAATATTGCCAATGGCGATAATCTCTCCCATGACCACTCAGAAAGCCCACACATGCATGTCGCGCTCGAAACATCCAGGCAGACCGAAGCCATGGAGCTCATCGCCGAGCTGGACGCCTATCAAGACACGCTCTATCCCGCCGAAGCGCGCTATGCGCTCAACCTTGACGCCCTGGCTCAAGATCATGTGCTGTTCGCCGTAGCGCGGACCGAACATGGCCACGCCGTAGGCTGCGGCGCAATGGTCCTCAACTGCGGTTACGGCGAAGTCAAACGCATGTACGTCCGCCCTGAGGCGCGCGGCACATCCTCGACAAGCTGGAAACCACCGCCCGCGCTCGCGGCTGTCCCGTCGCCATGCTCGAAACCGGTCCCTATCAAGCAGAAGCTCTGGCTTTCTACGCCCGGCAAGGCTATGCCGTTTGCGGTCCTTTCGGCGACTACCCGGCCCACCCCTTGAGCGTATTCATGCGCAAATGTCTCACTGAGGCAGGCGCACCGTCTTGATCCATGGGCAGGCGGCGCTTTACTCATGCGCCCCGCACGACCAGCGCCGCCTCCCCTCCACCCCGCAATTCCGCAGCGCGGATTTCCGCTCCCAACTGGAAAAAAACCAGCTACAAGCGGCCGGCTCCCTTGCTTACAGTAGTCCTCGACCCTACTGCCAACTCAACGGAAACCCGCCATGTCCCACTCCGTACTGTCCCCCGAACACGCCCAGCAACAAATAGACGCGCTGAGCGGCCAAGTGCTGGCTCGCGTCCCAGCGCTGCTGGACGCCGCCGGCAAATGCCTGAGCGACAGCCAGCAGCTGAAGCTGGAGTCCCATGTGCGCGCCATGGCGCGCCGCTCGCTGACCGGCGAGGGCCTGCCGGATTTCGACCGCTCGCTGTTCGACGAGATTTCGCCCGTCGCGATGCGCTTGTCCCAGGACGTGGTCGCGCTGTTCGGCAACCTGCCGTCCGACGAGGCGCTGCTGCTGTCCATCCATTTCGAAATGGCCCAGAACCAGGCCTGATCCGCCGCAAGGAGAATGCAATGCGCCAAATTACCGTAGTGATTGGAGACCGCCTGGGCAAGGGCCAGAAAGTGGCGGCCGGCGTGGAGCAGGCCAGCGGCCGCGCGGTGGTGATTCCCGGCATGGCCGCCGACATGAAGCTCGGCGACGTGATGAAGGCGGAAAACGCCCAGCTGGGCATCTCCTTCTGCGGCAGCGGCGGCGCCGGCGCCATCACCGCCCAGACCAAGCACGGCTACAAGGCCCGTTACGGCATGCGCTCGATCGAGGAAGGCGTCACCGCCATCGAGGAGGGCTACAACGTGCTCGGCTTCGGCTTCATGGACAAGGAGGAACTGGGCCAGCGCCTGGTGGCCGCCTATTTAAAGAAGCACGGCGGCTGATATGAAACAAACCTTCCTCGCCACCGTGCAGGTGTCCGGCCAGGGCGACAGCAAGGCGCAGGCCTTCGCCGACGCGCTGTCCAAGGTGCAGCGCGCCGTGCTGGGACAGAGCGACAAGGTGCTGCTGCGCATCGAGCCGCATGAGGTCCAAGTGATCCATGCCGAACAGGCGACGACGACCGAGCGCTTCCTCTTCCTGTTCCTGCCGCGCGAACGCACCCGCTACTCGGTGGCGCTGGAAGTCACGGCGCAGGTCTCCGCCATCGATGCCGACAGCGTGGCCTTCGCCCCCGTTCCACCCCGCTCCTTCACGAGGACGCGCCCATGTTCCTGACCATACTCCTCAAATCGCTGGCGATAGGCGGCCTGGTCGGCACCGCCGTCGGCGCCGGCGCCGCCCGCATGTTCCACGCGCCCACCACCCAGGGCATGGGCGCCTTCCGCACGCTGGGCGAGCTTAACTCCTGCGAGGGCGATCCGGCCTCGCACTTCTCCTTCGGCCTGGGCTTTTTCTTCAACGCCTGGGCATCCTCCGTAGCCGCCGGCGCCTTCACCCAAGACATAGACCACCGCATCATCCCGCACTGGGGCGCGGCGGCGCTGCTGTCGCGCAACCGCAACCTGGCCGAAACGCTGCACAACCCCAAGAAGATGGCCCTGGTCTGCGGCCTGATCGGCATGCTGGTGGTGGCTTTCCTCAATACCACCGCTTCCGCCGTGCCGGCAGCGCTGCAGATCACCGCGGTCAAGGTGCTGGTGCCGGCGGCCAATCTGCTGGTCAACATCATCATGCCGGTGATCTTCTGGCTGGCCGCCATCGAGGCCGGCAAGCGCTCCGGCTTCTGGGGCACCATCTTCGGCGGCCTGGCCCAGTTGATCATGGGCAACGCCGTGCCCGGCCTGGTACTGGGCATCCTGATCGGCAAGGGCGTGGATGACGGCGGCTGGAACCGCATCACCAAGGTGATGATGGGCGCCATCGTCGCCCTGTTCCTGATGAGCGCTTTCTTCCGCGGCTTCGACTTGAAGATGCTGGAGTCCTTCCGCCTGGCTGCGCCCGACTGGCTGCATGCCTTCCACCACGCCGTGCGCGGCTGATAGACAGGAGACTGAGCATGGACGACGTGCAAATCGACGAGCTGAAGCGCAACTTCTGGTACGCGGACTGGAGTTTCCCGCTGCTGGTGGCGCTGCTGTCCTCCGGCGTGTTCGCCGGCACCCATATGTACTACGTGTACGGCATCGGCGCCTTCAACGAGGTGGCCTTCGTCTCTATGCTGCGCTCCGGCATAGACACCGGCGTCTACGGCGCGGTGGCCGCCTTCGGCGCCAGCTTCCTGTTCGCCCGGGTGATAGAGGGCTCGCTGGTGGGCATCCTGGACATAGGCGGCGCCATCATGACCGGCGTCGGCCTGGGCATCCCCGCCATGTTCCTCGGCGCCGGCGTGCTATGGCCGGTGGAGAACTTCTTCGGCGCGCTGCTCACCGGCTTCGCCGCCGGCCTGGCCATAGGCGCGGCCATCATCCTGGCGCGCAAGTTCACCATCAACCAGGGCAACTCCACTTTCGGCGCGGACGTGATGATGGGAGCGGGCAATTCGTCCGGCCGCTTCCTCGGCCCGCTGATCATCCTGTCCGCCATCGCCGCCTCCATTCCCATCGGCATCGGCTCGCTGCTGGGCGCGCTGGCCTTCTACTTATGGGGCAAGCCCATCACCGGCGGCGCCATCCTGGGCGCGATGCTGTTCGGCGCGCTGTTCCCGGTCGCCCTGGCCTGACGGAGACGCCATGTACGATCTGATCATTCGCCAAGCCCGCCTGCCCGATGGCGAGCTGGCCGACATCGCCGCGGCCGGCGGCCGCATCGCCGCCATCGGCCGGGTGGACGGCCCCGCCCGACGCGCGCTGGAGCTGGCCGGCCGCCATTATCTCAGCGCCGGCTGGATAGACGGCCATGTGCATTGCTTCCCGGAGTCGCCCATCTACCGCGACGCGCCGGACGCGGTGGGCATAGCCGGCGGCGTCACCACCGTGGTGGACGCCGGCAGCGCCGGCGTCGACGACATCGCCCGCTTCCGCCGCCATGCCGATGCCGCCCGCACCGAGGTGCGCGCGCTGCTCAATATCTCGCGCATCGGCCTGGCCACCCAGCATGAGCTGGCGGATCTGGCCGATGTGGACCTGCCGCTGGCCCTGGCCGCCATCCGCCAGCATCAGGGCTTTGTCGTCGGACTGAAGGCCCGCCTCAGCGGTAGCGTGGTCGGCCAGAACGGCCTGGCCCCGCTGGTCTTGGCCAAGGACATGCAACGCCAGGCCGGCGGCCTGCCGCTGATGGTGCACGTGGGCAATACGCCGCCGGAGCTGGACGACATCGCCGACTTGCTGGAGTCGGGCGACATCCTGACCCACTGCTTCAACGGCAAGCCCAACCGCATCCTGGACGGCCAGGCGCGGCTGCGCCGCGGCATCGTCGCCGCCATCGAGCGCGGCGTCTTGCTGGACGTGGGCCACGGCAGCGCCAGCTTCAGCTTCGAGGTGGCGCGCGCCGCGCTGGCGCAGGGCATTTATCCGCACACCATCAGCTCCGACATCTACTGCCGCAACCGCGTGTCCGGCCCGGTATACGGCCTGGGCCACGTGATGTCCAAGTTCCTGGCGCTGGGCATGCCGCTGCCGCGGCTGATCGATTGCGTGACCGCCCGCGCCGCCGACGCGCTGCGCCTGCCCGGCAAGGGCCGGCTGGCCATCGGCGCCGACGCCGATTTCACCATTTTCGACCTCGCCGCTTGCGACGCCGTCCTCGCCGACAGCGAAGGCGGCAGCCTGCCGGCCTCGCAAACGCTGCGCCCGCTGGCCGCCATCGTCGCCGGCAAGGTGTGGCCCACAGCAGAAGGGAAAAGCCATCATGTCTTCCATCCATGACAAATACCGCCTGAAGCCGGTGATCAACGCCTCCGGCCGCATGACCCTCCTCGGCGTCTCCACGCCGGCGCCGGAAGTGATGGACGCCGCGCGCCAAGGCATGGCGCATTACTTTGAAATGCAGAATCTGGTGGACAAGACCGGCGACCATCTGGCCGGCTTGCTGGGCGCGGAAGCCGCCACCGTGGTGTCCTGCGCCTCGGCCGGCATCGCGCTGTCGGTGGCCGCCGTCATCGTCCGCGACGACCCGGACCTGCTGGTCAATCTGCACGCCAAGCCGGTGGGCGGCCCGGACGAAATTGTGCTGGCCAAGGGCCACAACGTGAATTACGGCGCGCCGGTGGCCACCATGGTGGCGCTGGGCGGCGGCAAGGTGGTCGAGGCCGGCTGGGCCAATGAGTGCACGCCGGCCCAGCTGGACGCCGCCGTCACGGCCCGCACCGCCGCCATTCTCTACATCCAGTCCCACCACGCCGTGCAGAAAAGCATGCCGACAGTGGAAGAAGCGGTGGCCGTGGCGCGCGCTCGCGGCGTGCCGCTGATCGTGGACGCCGCCGCCGAGGAAGACCTCCGCCTCTACTACCGCCTGGGCGCGGACCTGGTGATCTACAGCGGCGCCAAGGCGATGGAAGGCCCGTCCAGCGGCCTGGTGCTGGGCCGCCGCCAGTGCGTCGAGTGGGTCAAGCTGCAAGGCAAGGGCATAGGCCGAGCGATGAAGATAGGCAAGGAAGGCATCCTGGGCCTGACCGCCGCCGTCGAACATTATCTGTCCACGCCCAAGGCCGGCGGCGCCGAGATGGCGCGCCGGCTGGAACCGCTGCTGGCGCGGCTCAACCGCCTGCCCGGCATCCGCGCCCAGATAGCCTGGGACAGCGCCGGCCGCGACATCGCCCGCGCCGAGGTCGCCTTCGATCCGTCCGCCGCCGGCCTGGATGCCGCCGCCGCCGCGAAACGCCTCAAGGCGGGCAATCCCGCCGTGTATTGCCGCGAATACCACGCCAACGAAGGCCGGCTGGAATTCGACATCCGCAGCGTGGACGAGCAGCAGCTCGCCACGCTGGGCCATTGCATCGAAACCCTGTTGAAGGAAAACTGAATATGCGACTGACTCCCAACTTTCTCCAAGACCGCGTCTGCCTGAACGTGCTGGCCGGCAGCAAACGCAACGCGCTGGAAATCTACGACGCCGCCGCCGGCCATGTGCTGGTGGGCCTGCTGTCCAAGAACTACCCGGACGTGGCCAGCGCGGTGGCCGACATGCGCGACTGCGCCGCCGCCATAGACAACGCCGTCTCGGTCGGCCTGGGCGCCGGCGATCCGCGGCAGTCCGCCATGGTCAGCGCCATCGCCGGCCAGCTGCAGCCTCAGCACGTGAACCAGGTATTCACCGGCGTGGCCGCCAGCCGCGCGCTGCTGGGCCAGGACCAGACCGTGGTCAACGGCCTGGTGTCGCCCTGCGGGCTGGTGGGCATGGTCAAGATCTCCACCGGACCGCTGAGCGCGCGCGCGCCGGCCGGCGTGGTGCCGGTGGAAACCGCCATCGCCATGCTGAAAGACATGGGCGCCGACTCGATCAAGTATTTCTCGATGGACGGCCTCAAATACCGCGACGAATATCGCGCGGTGGCGGAAGCCTGCGCCCGCCACGACTTCTGGCTGGAACCAACCGGCGGCATAGACCTCCATAACTATGAGGACATTCTGCGCATCGCGCTGGATGCCGGCGTGCCGCGCGTCATTCCGCACGTTTACAGCTCCATCATCGATCCCGCCAGCGGCTGCACCCGTCCCGCCGACGTGCGCAGACTGTTGGAAATGAGCCAGGCCGCGCTGGCCTGATTCCGCCCCCCGCCAGTCCCGAGGTAGCCATGGTTAGATTCCCGCATCCCCGTCTCTCCCAGCTGTTCTCAGCCTTGCAGGCGGAAACGCTGCCGCAGGAAGAACTGGCGCGGCGGCTCGCGGTGTCCACCCGCACCGTGCGCAGCGACATCGGCACGCTGAACGAGCTGCTGAACGAGCACGGCGCGCAGTTCGTGCTGGAGCGGGGAGAGGGCTATCGGCTGGCGATAGACGACGCCGAGCGTTTCGAACAACTCAGCCAGGCCGAAGCGCCGTCGCGGAGGCGGCCGCGCACCGGCGCCGAACGAGTGCGCGGCCTGCTGTGGCGCTTCCTCACCGCCGATTATTCGCTGAAGCTTCAGGACATCGCCGATGAATGGTTCGTCAACCGCTCGGTTTTACAAAGCGATATGGCCGCGGTGCGCGACTGGCTGACGCGCTACCAGCTGGCCATCGAAACCCGCCCGCACCATGGCATGAAGCTGCTGGGCCGCGAGTCCGCCATTCGCGTCTGCCTGACCGAGCTGCTGTGCCTGCTGGCGCGCGACGCGCCGGAACACCCGCTGCTGGCGATGGCAGAACTCGACGACGACCTGGCCGCGGCCAAGGCCGTGTTGGCCGATGCGCTGCAGAGCAGCCCGCTGCGCCTGACCGACGAAGGCATGGATTTTCTCAGCCGCTACGGCACCATCGCCTGCATGCGCCTGCGCCAAGGCTACCCGCTGGACGATTTCGACTGCGACGAGCCGGGACCAGACGCGCGCCACCTGGCGCGCCGGCTCGCCGCACTGCTGCGCCAACGCGGCGGCGCAGCGCTGGCGAAATCAGAAGAAGCCTTTCTCGCCATCCATATTGCGGCGCGCAGCACTTGCCCGCCGCAAGCGGGCGCCATCAACGCCGACGATGCCGAGGCACTGGTGCGCTACCTGCTGGACTACATCAAGACACACTACAATTACGATCTGCGCCATGACCCGCGGTTGGCCGAAGACCTGGTCACCCACGTCAAAACCATGATCACCCGCGTGCGCTACCAAATCAATTTGCCCAATCCGGTGCTGGCAGACATCAAGGAGCACTACGCCATGGCCTACGACATCACGCTGGCGGCGGTGTCGAGCTGGGCGCGCCATTCGCCGTACCGGATCAACGAGGATGAAATCGGCTACCTGGTGCTGCACATCGGCGTCGGGCTGGAGCGGCATTACCAGATAGGCTTCATTTATCGACCGCAGGCGCTGCTGGTCTGCGACAGCGGCACCTCCACGCTGCGCATGCTGGAGGCGATGCTGCACCGCCGCTTCCCGCAGATAGGCATCGCCGGCGCGCTCAGCCGCCAGGAATACGAAGCGCTGCCGGCGGTCAACGCCGATTTCGTGATTTCCACCGCGCGGCTGGAGGAAAAGAACCGCCCGGTGTTGACGGCATCGCCCTTCCCGTCCGACTACCAGCTGGAGCAGCTGGCGCGCATGGTGCAGCCGGACCGCAGCCGCTGCGCCATGCTGGAGCGCTATTTTCAGCCCGCCCACTTTATGAGACTGGACCAGCCCATAGGCCAGGACGAACTGTTTCACCGCCTATGCGGCCAGTTGCAGCGCGAAGGCTATGTCGGGCCTGACTACTGTCCTTCCGTGATCGAACGAGAAGCCATACTCGGCACCATGCTGGGCGACGGCATCGCCCTGCCCCACTCGCTGGGCCTGCTGGCCGGCAAGACCGCCGTCTACACCGTGCTCGCGCCGCAAGGCGTAGACTGGGGCGATGGCAATACCGCCCGCGTGATCTTCCTGCTGGCCATCAGCAAGGACGATTACGAAGAGGCGATGGTGATCTACGACCTGTTCGTGTCGCTGATGCGCGAGCGCGCCTCGGCCAGACTGCTGGCCTGCCGAGACTTTTCCAGCTTCAAGCAGGTGGCCATGGACTGTCTGGCCCGCCGCCAGGGAACGTCCGGCTGACGACAGCTGGTATACTGTTCGCCCGAATCACCGCCACATCCGCGCAACCATGTCCGATCTTTTTTCCGTCGAACCGCAAAAACCGCTGGCCGAAGCGCTGCGTCCGCACGCGCTCGATCAGGTGATCGGCCAGCAGCATCTGATCGGTCCCGGCAAACCGCTGAGCCTGGCGGTGGCGGCCGGCAAACCGCATTCCATGATTCTGTGGGGGCCGCCCGGCGTGGGCAAAACTACGCTGGCGCGCATCCTGGCGGCCAGCTTCGACGCCGAATTCATCCCCATCTCCGCGGTGTTCGCCGGCGTAAAAGATATCCGAGAGGCGGTGGAGAAGGCTCACGCCGTGCTGCAGCGCTCCGGCAAGCGCACCATTCTGTTCGTCGATGAAGTCCACCGCTTCAACAAGAGCCAGCAGGACGCCTTCCTGCCTTTTGTCGAATCCGGCCTGATCACCTTCATCGGCGCCACCACGGAAAACCCCTCGTTCGAAGTCAATTCCGCGCTGCTGTCGCGCGCCCAGGTTTATGTGTTGAACAGCCTGAGCGAGGACGAGCTGAAGCGATTGTTCGAGCGCGCGCGGGCGGAAGGCGCGCTGGACGGACTAAGTTTCGACGCCGCGGCCGTCTCCACGCTGACCGGCTACGCCGACGGCGACGCGCGGCGCTTCCTGAACCTGCTGGAGCAGACCCGCACCGCGGCGCAAGCGCGCGGCCAGGCCGAGGTCGACGCTGCGTTTCTGGAAGAAGTGCTGACGCTGAACGCCCGGCGCTTCGACAAGGGCGGCGACGCCTTTTA
The Chromobacterium sp. IIBBL 290-4 DNA segment above includes these coding regions:
- a CDS encoding transcription antiterminator; translated protein: MVRFPHPRLSQLFSALQAETLPQEELARRLAVSTRTVRSDIGTLNELLNEHGAQFVLERGEGYRLAIDDAERFEQLSQAEAPSRRRPRTGAERVRGLLWRFLTADYSLKLQDIADEWFVNRSVLQSDMAAVRDWLTRYQLAIETRPHHGMKLLGRESAIRVCLTELLCLLARDAPEHPLLAMAELDDDLAAAKAVLADALQSSPLRLTDEGMDFLSRYGTIACMRLRQGYPLDDFDCDEPGPDARHLARRLAALLRQRGGAALAKSEEAFLAIHIAARSTCPPQAGAINADDAEALVRYLLDYIKTHYNYDLRHDPRLAEDLVTHVKTMITRVRYQINLPNPVLADIKEHYAMAYDITLAAVSSWARHSPYRINEDEIGYLVLHIGVGLERHYQIGFIYRPQALLVCDSGTSTLRMLEAMLHRRFPQIGIAGALSRQEYEALPAVNADFVISTARLEEKNRPVLTASPFPSDYQLEQLARMVQPDRSRCAMLERYFQPAHFMRLDQPIGQDELFHRLCGQLQREGYVGPDYCPSVIEREAILGTMLGDGIALPHSLGLLAGKTAVYTVLAPQGVDWGDGNTARVIFLLAISKDDYEEAMVIYDLFVSLMRERASARLLACRDFSSFKQVAMDCLARRQGTSG
- a CDS encoding KDGP aldolase family protein encodes the protein MRLTPNFLQDRVCLNVLAGSKRNALEIYDAAAGHVLVGLLSKNYPDVASAVADMRDCAAAIDNAVSVGLGAGDPRQSAMVSAIAGQLQPQHVNQVFTGVAASRALLGQDQTVVNGLVSPCGLVGMVKISTGPLSARAPAGVVPVETAIAMLKDMGADSIKYFSMDGLKYRDEYRAVAEACARHDFWLEPTGGIDLHNYEDILRIALDAGVPRVIPHVYSSIIDPASGCTRPADVRRLLEMSQAALA
- a CDS encoding DgaE family pyridoxal phosphate-dependent ammonia lyase, with protein sequence MSSIHDKYRLKPVINASGRMTLLGVSTPAPEVMDAARQGMAHYFEMQNLVDKTGDHLAGLLGAEAATVVSCASAGIALSVAAVIVRDDPDLLVNLHAKPVGGPDEIVLAKGHNVNYGAPVATMVALGGGKVVEAGWANECTPAQLDAAVTARTAAILYIQSHHAVQKSMPTVEEAVAVARARGVPLIVDAAAEEDLRLYYRLGADLVIYSGAKAMEGPSSGLVLGRRQCVEWVKLQGKGIGRAMKIGKEGILGLTAAVEHYLSTPKAGGAEMARRLEPLLARLNRLPGIRAQIAWDSAGRDIARAEVAFDPSAAGLDAAAAAKRLKAGNPAVYCREYHANEGRLEFDIRSVDEQQLATLGHCIETLLKEN
- a CDS encoding replication-associated recombination protein A, whose protein sequence is MSDLFSVEPQKPLAEALRPHALDQVIGQQHLIGPGKPLSLAVAAGKPHSMILWGPPGVGKTTLARILAASFDAEFIPISAVFAGVKDIREAVEKAHAVLQRSGKRTILFVDEVHRFNKSQQDAFLPFVESGLITFIGATTENPSFEVNSALLSRAQVYVLNSLSEDELKRLFERARAEGALDGLSFDAAAVSTLTGYADGDARRFLNLLEQTRTAAQARGQAEVDAAFLEEVLTLNARRFDKGGDAFYDQISALHKSVRGSNPDAALYWLSRMLDGGADPRYLARRIVRMAWEDIGLADPRAMQIANDAAATYERLGSPEGELALGQAVIYLAVAAKSNAGYMAYNEARTFVKQDKSRPVPVHLRNAPTRLMKELGYGHAYRYAHDEPHGYAAGETYLPEGLEDIEWYRPVPRGLESKIQDKLAFLRQLDADAQQNPDSEKQE